In Elephas maximus indicus isolate mEleMax1 chromosome 7, mEleMax1 primary haplotype, whole genome shotgun sequence, the following proteins share a genomic window:
- the LOC126080894 gene encoding membrane-spanning 4-domains subfamily A member 6A-like, whose translation MISQHIPSEAVVVLTPNDIKLPEPEKPKPTSPGQDSLVKQLMTEIKVLGTIQIVCGLMVLSLGLIFASSSSPQFTPAYSILLKSTYPFLGAFCFVISGCLSIITEKKSVKTLVQSSLATNFLSCLFAVVGFILLSMGLVALGHASRQCDLDKEVMPSLRYNRIYDPSTDMGMACFMATTIVTGLMSIMLIFTVLEFSLAMLGVVLWWKQACSNFLGVDMNKPKMPSKMTSGGRYEEL comes from the exons ATGATATCACAGCACATCCCCAGTGAGGCTGTTGTGGTCCTCACACCAAATGACATCAAGCTCCCCGAACCAGAGAAACCGAAACCCACCAGCCCAGGACAGGATAGCCTGGTGAAACAGCTAATGACAGAGATCAAAGTTCTTGGG ACCATCCAGATTGTGTGCGGGTTGATGGTGTTGAGCTTGGGACTCATTTTTGCGTCTTCCTCCTCTCCTCAATTCACACCAGCGTATTCCATCCTGTTGAAGTCTACTTACCCGTTCTTAGGAGCCTTCTGC TTTGTCATCTCTGGATGTTTATCAATCATCACAGAGAAAAAATCAGTTAAGACTTTG GTTCAGAGCAGCTTGGCCACAAATTTTCTGAGCTGTTTATTTGCTGTGGTGGGTTTCATTCTTCTCTCTATGGGCCTGGTTGCTTTGGGCCATGCCTCACGGCAGTGTGACTTGGACAAAGAGGTTATGCCATCCTTACGGTATAATCGTATCTATGATCCTTCCACAGACATGGGCATGGCATGCTTCATGGCCACCACCATTGTGACT GGACTGATGtctataatgctgattttcactgTGCTGGAGTTCAGTCTGGCTATGCTTGGTGTTGTGCTTTGGTGGAAACAGGCTTGCTCTAACTTCCTTGG CGTGGACATGAATAAACCCAAGATGCCGTCCAAAATGACTTCTGGTGGTAGATATGAAGAACTTTGA